One Natator depressus isolate rNatDep1 chromosome 3, rNatDep2.hap1, whole genome shotgun sequence DNA segment encodes these proteins:
- the DDO gene encoding D-aspartate oxidase isoform X2: protein MAKRKIAVVGAGLIGLSTAVYISESISKCSVTVISDKFTPNTTSDVAAGMLIPHTYLGIPIHQQKQWIRETFDYLFEINNSSEASDAGIHLVSGWQIFKTIPDEVLPFWSDVVLGFRAMTEEELKKFPQHRFGQAFTTLKCDCPSYLLWLEKRLKGNGSQVYARRIKDLWELHSKYDIVVNCSGIGSRELMGDLEIYPVRGQVLKVDAPWVNHFIRDGDGLTYIYPGIHNVTLGGTRQKDNWSLYPDPRSSKDIFDRCCALEPSLQRAQDIKERVGLRPSRLAVRLQKEILVHDGKKLPVVHNYGHGSGGFSVHRGTAKEAARLVGECIAALEGASSKAKL, encoded by the exons ATGGCTAAGCGAAAGATCGCAGTTGTTGGTGCTGGGTTGATTGGCCTCTCAACAGCAGTGTACATTTCAGAATCTATCTCCAAGTGCTCTGTGACTGTAATTTCGGACAAATTTACTCCCAACACAACGAGCGATGTAGCAGCCGGAATGCTTATTCCACACACTTATCTAG GCATACCAATTCatcagcagaagcagtggattAGGGAGACCTTTGACTATCTTTTTGAAATCAATAATTCATCAGAGGCTTCAGATGCTGGCATTCATCTGGTGTCTGG CTGGCAGATCTTTAAAACCATTCCTGATGAAGTGTTACCATTCTGGTCTGATGTTGTCCTGGGATTTCGTGCAATGACTGAAGAGGAGCTGAAGAAATTTCCACAGCACAGATTTGGTCAGGCTTTTACTACACTGAAATGTGACTGCCCGTCCTATCTGCTATGGTTGGAGAAAAG GTTGAAAGGAAATGGCAGCCAGGTGTATGCAAGACGAATCAAAGATCTGTGGGAACTACATAGCAAATATGACATCGTTGTCAACTGTTCAGGCATTGGATCCAGAGAACTCATGGGTGACTTGGAGATATACCCTGTCAGAGGTCAAGTACTCAAGGTCGATGCTCCTTGGGTGAATCACTTCATCCGGGATGGGGACGGTTTAACCTATATCTATCCAGGAATACACAATGTAACATTAGGTGGGACAAGGCAGAAGGATAACTGGAGCTTGTACCCAGATCCTAGAAGTAGCAAAGACATATTTGACAGATGTTGTGCTCTTGAGCCCTCACTTCAAAGAGCCCAGGACATAAAGGAGAGGGTGGGTCTGAGGCCATCCAGGTTAGCTGTGAGACTGCAGAAAGAGATACTAGTCCATGATGGGAAAAAACTGCCCGTGGTCCACAACTATGGACATGGTTCGGGTGGCTTTTCAGTGCACAGGGGCACTGCCAAAGAGGCTGCTCGACTGGTGGGAGAATGCATTGCTGCTCTGGAAGGCGCCTCTTCAAAGGCAAAGTTATAA
- the DDO gene encoding D-aspartate oxidase isoform X1 yields MDSPRHMAKRKIAVVGAGLIGLSTAVYISESISKCSVTVISDKFTPNTTSDVAAGMLIPHTYLGIPIHQQKQWIRETFDYLFEINNSSEASDAGIHLVSGWQIFKTIPDEVLPFWSDVVLGFRAMTEEELKKFPQHRFGQAFTTLKCDCPSYLLWLEKRLKGNGSQVYARRIKDLWELHSKYDIVVNCSGIGSRELMGDLEIYPVRGQVLKVDAPWVNHFIRDGDGLTYIYPGIHNVTLGGTRQKDNWSLYPDPRSSKDIFDRCCALEPSLQRAQDIKERVGLRPSRLAVRLQKEILVHDGKKLPVVHNYGHGSGGFSVHRGTAKEAARLVGECIAALEGASSKAKL; encoded by the exons atggattcaccaagg CATATGGCTAAGCGAAAGATCGCAGTTGTTGGTGCTGGGTTGATTGGCCTCTCAACAGCAGTGTACATTTCAGAATCTATCTCCAAGTGCTCTGTGACTGTAATTTCGGACAAATTTACTCCCAACACAACGAGCGATGTAGCAGCCGGAATGCTTATTCCACACACTTATCTAG GCATACCAATTCatcagcagaagcagtggattAGGGAGACCTTTGACTATCTTTTTGAAATCAATAATTCATCAGAGGCTTCAGATGCTGGCATTCATCTGGTGTCTGG CTGGCAGATCTTTAAAACCATTCCTGATGAAGTGTTACCATTCTGGTCTGATGTTGTCCTGGGATTTCGTGCAATGACTGAAGAGGAGCTGAAGAAATTTCCACAGCACAGATTTGGTCAGGCTTTTACTACACTGAAATGTGACTGCCCGTCCTATCTGCTATGGTTGGAGAAAAG GTTGAAAGGAAATGGCAGCCAGGTGTATGCAAGACGAATCAAAGATCTGTGGGAACTACATAGCAAATATGACATCGTTGTCAACTGTTCAGGCATTGGATCCAGAGAACTCATGGGTGACTTGGAGATATACCCTGTCAGAGGTCAAGTACTCAAGGTCGATGCTCCTTGGGTGAATCACTTCATCCGGGATGGGGACGGTTTAACCTATATCTATCCAGGAATACACAATGTAACATTAGGTGGGACAAGGCAGAAGGATAACTGGAGCTTGTACCCAGATCCTAGAAGTAGCAAAGACATATTTGACAGATGTTGTGCTCTTGAGCCCTCACTTCAAAGAGCCCAGGACATAAAGGAGAGGGTGGGTCTGAGGCCATCCAGGTTAGCTGTGAGACTGCAGAAAGAGATACTAGTCCATGATGGGAAAAAACTGCCCGTGGTCCACAACTATGGACATGGTTCGGGTGGCTTTTCAGTGCACAGGGGCACTGCCAAAGAGGCTGCTCGACTGGTGGGAGAATGCATTGCTGCTCTGGAAGGCGCCTCTTCAAAGGCAAAGTTATAA